One Epidermidibacterium keratini DNA segment encodes these proteins:
- the kynA gene encoding tryptophan 2,3-dioxygenase produces the protein MESRSIRQLEDGIERDVAGLNYGSYLDLDTLLSAQRPLSDHHDEMLFIIQHQTTELWLKLIIHELRAAMSFIAADDLGPALKCLARIKHIQTQITNQWSVLATLTPAEYAQFRGSLGKSSGFQSAQYRLLEFLLGNKNKAMVAVFAHDLETQAELEAALNAPSLYDEFIRYLDRAGYAVPAELVERDWSAPYAENPELTKVFLQIYRDPDAHWAVYETCEELVDVEDTFQTWRFRHLKTVERIIGHKTGTGGSSGVGFLQRALDLTFFPELYAVRTEI, from the coding sequence ATGGAGTCGCGCAGCATCCGCCAGCTCGAGGACGGCATCGAGCGCGACGTCGCGGGGCTGAACTACGGCAGCTATCTCGATCTCGACACGTTGCTGAGCGCGCAGCGCCCGCTCAGTGACCATCACGACGAGATGCTCTTCATCATCCAGCACCAGACGACCGAGCTGTGGCTGAAGTTGATCATCCACGAGCTGCGGGCGGCGATGTCCTTCATTGCCGCCGACGACCTCGGACCCGCGCTGAAGTGCCTGGCGCGGATCAAGCACATCCAGACCCAGATTACCAACCAGTGGTCGGTGCTCGCGACGCTGACCCCGGCCGAGTACGCCCAGTTTCGTGGTTCGCTCGGCAAGTCCTCGGGCTTCCAGTCGGCGCAGTACCGGCTGCTGGAGTTCCTGCTCGGCAACAAGAACAAGGCGATGGTCGCGGTGTTCGCCCACGATCTCGAGACTCAGGCCGAGCTTGAGGCGGCGCTGAACGCACCCAGCCTCTACGACGAGTTCATCCGCTACCTCGACCGCGCGGGGTACGCCGTACCGGCCGAGCTGGTCGAACGCGACTGGTCGGCGCCGTACGCCGAGAACCCCGAGCTCACGAAGGTGTTCCTGCAGATCTACCGCGACCCTGACGCGCACTGGGCGGTCTATGAGACGTGCGAGGAGCTGGTCGATGTCGAAGACACGTTTCAGACCTGGCGCTTTAGGCACCTGAAGACCGTCGAGCGGATCATCGGGCACAAGACCGGCACCGGAGGATCGTCCGGGGTGGGCTTCTTGCAGCGCGCCCTGGACCTCACCTTCTTCCCCGAGCTGTACGCCGTACGCACCGAGATCTAG
- a CDS encoding class I SAM-dependent methyltransferase, whose translation MHPFDSPFGVLHLERYPPDASGRLRAHDGADLLILEEYADLRHRLPARPRVLVLGDQHGALTTALTSVADVTAYGDSELAARAAEANLRAAGRSASVRRGLPVGGDYDVVLARVPKSLGLLAAQLAALSGQLAAGMPFVAGAMTKHLSRGANDVISRYIGDVTPSLGRHKARLLRAAADPSRCADPPQPTTYEVPGRGITLTTLPGAYAGERLDQGARVLLDHLPTGLGSAAVADLGCGNGVLAITSAADNPQAAYTLVDESSQAIESARIGWGAAHPGRDADFALTDGLSDAEPGEYDVVLCNPPFHQGFAVEPAVAQRLLAQAHRALRPGGELYVVGNRHLDHGAFLRRRFASVRELAATPKFTVHVATR comes from the coding sequence ATGCACCCATTCGACTCGCCGTTCGGCGTACTGCACCTCGAACGCTACCCTCCCGATGCTTCCGGCCGGCTGCGCGCACATGACGGCGCTGACCTGCTGATCCTCGAGGAGTATGCCGACCTGCGGCACCGCCTTCCTGCCCGGCCGCGGGTCCTCGTGCTCGGTGACCAGCACGGTGCGCTGACGACGGCGCTCACGTCAGTCGCGGACGTCACGGCCTATGGCGACTCCGAGCTCGCCGCTCGCGCGGCCGAGGCCAACCTACGTGCGGCCGGCCGCTCGGCCTCAGTTCGCCGCGGGCTGCCTGTCGGTGGTGACTACGACGTTGTCCTGGCCAGGGTGCCCAAGTCGCTCGGGCTGCTGGCTGCGCAGCTCGCTGCGCTGAGTGGCCAGCTTGCCGCGGGCATGCCGTTCGTCGCCGGCGCGATGACGAAGCATCTCTCGCGCGGGGCCAACGACGTAATCTCCAGATATATCGGCGATGTGACTCCGTCGTTGGGCCGTCATAAGGCGCGGCTGCTGCGCGCTGCGGCCGACCCCTCCCGCTGCGCCGACCCGCCGCAACCGACCACCTACGAGGTCCCCGGGCGCGGCATCACGCTCACGACGCTGCCTGGCGCGTACGCCGGAGAACGCCTCGACCAAGGCGCCCGGGTGCTGCTCGACCACCTGCCGACCGGGCTCGGATCTGCAGCGGTCGCGGACCTTGGGTGCGGCAACGGCGTACTCGCCATCACCAGTGCCGCGGACAACCCGCAGGCGGCATACACATTGGTCGACGAGTCGTCACAGGCGATCGAGTCGGCCCGGATCGGCTGGGGCGCAGCACATCCCGGCCGCGACGCTGACTTCGCGTTGACCGACGGCCTGTCCGATGCCGAGCCCGGTGAGTACGACGTCGTGCTGTGCAACCCGCCGTTTCATCAGGGGTTCGCTGTCGAGCCCGCGGTTGCCCAGCGTCTGCTGGCTCAGGCCCACCGCGCGCTGCGGCCCGGTGGCGAGCTCTATGTCGTGGGTAACCGGCATCTGGACCACGGCGCGTTCCTGAGGCGCCGGTTCGCATCGGTGCGCGAGCTCGCCGCGACCCCGAAGTTCACCGTGCACGTCGCCACCCGCTAA
- a CDS encoding DNA-binding protein translates to MANSVEHNRQAQRELYGEPLGELLGGVAERLSLTQSRIAAVLGISAPMLSQLMSGQRVKIGNPAAAARLQELVSVSANAEGLTAEQVSERLDQIASASDWVTSTAHRVATPPVPTEAPSAPYRLVQDLFRDVASAADYLAAARSLESAYPQIAELLAVYGAGRTAEAREHYTRNHA, encoded by the coding sequence GTGGCGAACTCGGTGGAGCACAACCGACAGGCCCAGCGTGAGCTCTACGGCGAGCCGCTGGGTGAACTGCTCGGCGGCGTCGCCGAACGGTTGTCGCTGACCCAGTCGCGCATCGCGGCCGTGCTCGGTATCAGCGCCCCCATGCTGTCGCAGCTGATGAGCGGCCAGCGGGTCAAGATCGGCAACCCGGCCGCCGCAGCACGGCTGCAGGAGCTGGTCTCGGTGAGCGCCAACGCTGAAGGTCTCACCGCGGAGCAGGTCAGCGAGCGGCTCGATCAGATCGCCAGCGCCAGCGACTGGGTGACCTCGACGGCGCACCGCGTGGCCACCCCGCCGGTGCCTACCGAAGCGCCGTCGGCGCCGTACCGCCTGGTGCAAGACCTGTTTCGCGACGTCGCCTCAGCGGCCGACTACCTCGCCGCCGCGCGCTCGCTGGAATCGGCGTACCCGCAGATCGCCGAGCTGCTGGCGGTGTACGGCGCCGGCCGGACCGCCGAGGCCCGCGAGCACTACACCCGCAACCACGCGTAA
- a CDS encoding vWA domain-containing protein: MLSKVFSRGSRRLIGVLAAATAPVLLTLPGFVPAAHAAPTAPKIMLVMDASGSMAGAADDGTPKIDAAKSALNAVVDEIPDNVEVGFRVFGAAADPGTPEACTDSQLTAPLAAGNRDALKGAISSYTPKGETPISYALEQAAADLGSDGPRSIILVSDGVATCAPDPCEVASQITASGIDVRLDVIGLGVAADQTAQQQLQCVASAGGGQYYDATTQEELGASLSKLAERASHPFEITGEPVAGTPTIAGAPTIEYGTWVDSIGLPGTVDATKFYRVKRTIPGSTLHITASMKGGDDDSLKLRAANDDFSDFKIGPSAKTGLLTASVTLDPRLDSTGKGEKAMGEYVDIAIDRSISGDAIATDLLPVQVIVVEEPPVDGVKGLPQPQEDNYSDKTTGTFVEPVDSPAYESKSQRALGGRSMADAQEVSSGRYEGTIAPGDVQVYKVPLLFGQFLSTTTSFPANGEVLKEQIQDGNVKANVGVYDSAMRYATLGIVDGSGVTSGYANDSELDAQTSQVRYLNRTGLSDNLSYIGGYYYIVLSVTPSELGDTFVVPFTMDIGVQGEADGVPEYTEKAPQEIGVPQPASAEGASSEPSSGSSSKPIWIAAAAVGGLVCLGGAWWLLRRRAS; this comes from the coding sequence ATGCTGTCGAAAGTCTTCTCCCGCGGCTCACGCCGCCTGATCGGCGTCCTTGCCGCGGCCACCGCTCCGGTGCTGCTCACCCTCCCCGGGTTCGTGCCCGCAGCGCACGCCGCACCGACCGCCCCGAAGATCATGCTCGTCATGGACGCCTCCGGCTCGATGGCCGGCGCGGCCGATGATGGTACGCCGAAGATCGACGCCGCCAAGTCCGCACTGAACGCGGTGGTCGATGAGATCCCGGACAACGTCGAGGTCGGGTTCCGCGTCTTCGGCGCCGCGGCCGACCCCGGCACGCCCGAGGCCTGCACGGACTCCCAGCTGACCGCGCCGCTTGCCGCCGGCAACCGCGATGCGCTGAAGGGGGCGATCTCGTCGTACACCCCGAAGGGCGAGACGCCGATCTCCTACGCCCTCGAGCAGGCCGCGGCCGACCTCGGCAGCGACGGTCCCCGCTCGATCATCCTGGTCTCCGACGGAGTTGCGACCTGCGCGCCGGACCCGTGTGAGGTGGCCTCGCAGATCACCGCGAGCGGCATCGACGTACGCCTGGACGTCATCGGGCTCGGTGTCGCAGCCGACCAGACCGCCCAGCAGCAGCTGCAGTGTGTCGCCTCGGCCGGCGGCGGGCAGTACTACGACGCGACGACCCAAGAAGAGCTCGGAGCCAGCCTCAGCAAGCTCGCCGAACGCGCGTCGCACCCGTTTGAGATCACCGGCGAGCCGGTCGCGGGTACGCCGACCATCGCCGGTGCGCCGACGATCGAATACGGCACCTGGGTCGACTCGATCGGCCTGCCAGGCACCGTCGACGCTACGAAGTTCTACCGGGTGAAGCGGACCATCCCCGGATCGACGCTGCACATCACGGCCTCCATGAAGGGCGGCGACGACGACTCGCTCAAGCTGCGTGCCGCCAACGACGACTTCTCGGACTTCAAGATCGGACCCAGCGCCAAGACCGGGCTGCTGACCGCGAGCGTGACCCTCGACCCGCGGCTGGACTCCACCGGCAAGGGCGAGAAGGCGATGGGCGAGTACGTCGACATCGCCATCGACCGCAGTATCTCCGGCGACGCGATCGCGACCGATCTCCTGCCGGTGCAGGTGATCGTCGTCGAGGAGCCGCCGGTCGACGGAGTCAAGGGGCTGCCGCAGCCGCAGGAGGACAATTACAGCGACAAGACAACCGGCACGTTTGTCGAGCCGGTCGACTCCCCGGCGTACGAGTCGAAGTCACAGCGAGCGCTCGGCGGGCGCAGCATGGCTGACGCTCAGGAGGTGTCTTCGGGGCGCTACGAGGGAACCATCGCTCCCGGCGACGTGCAGGTCTACAAGGTGCCCCTGCTCTTCGGACAGTTCCTGTCGACCACGACGAGCTTCCCGGCCAACGGCGAGGTCTTGAAGGAGCAGATCCAGGACGGCAACGTCAAGGCAAACGTCGGCGTCTACGACTCGGCGATGCGCTACGCCACGCTCGGCATCGTCGACGGCTCGGGCGTCACGAGCGGCTACGCCAACGACTCGGAGCTGGACGCGCAGACTTCCCAGGTGCGCTACCTCAACCGGACCGGCTTGAGCGACAACCTGTCCTACATCGGCGGCTACTACTACATCGTGCTGAGCGTGACGCCGTCCGAGCTGGGTGACACCTTCGTCGTGCCCTTCACCATGGACATCGGCGTCCAGGGAGAGGCCGACGGCGTGCCGGAGTACACCGAGAAGGCACCGCAGGAGATCGGCGTACCGCAGCCCGCCTCGGCCGAAGGCGCGTCGTCCGAGCCGAGCAGCGGCTCGAGCTCG